One segment of Coffea arabica cultivar ET-39 chromosome 7c, Coffea Arabica ET-39 HiFi, whole genome shotgun sequence DNA contains the following:
- the LOC113698414 gene encoding triacylglycerol lipase OBL1-like — protein MVDLGQEKMACNKSFCSNYMLLSPEKAGLVDLVCFLFSSNIYNRKFVDVPKGTKMPFAPRWIIFLTVVAQILLRLVAKPVAWLGNLLEQWLNLLHMNTNIFVLIYNLVTGQVIGIPDETSAKYLSVLAFLDLRQDLDENIAAGDSRYNPHLSIMAAKVAYENKAFIESTVTDHWKMDFVAFYDFWNDYQKKATTQGFLFRKDENTDTETIVVAFRGTSPFDTLDWVSDVDLSWYEFPGLGKVHAGFLKALGQQKLTGWPKNLIQIFGGHDYAYYTVRGKLKELLKKNDKAKFIVTGHSLGGALAILFPAILAYHGETSMLERLDGVYTFGQPRVGNEQFGKFMEDQINNNLLPNYYRTVYCNDIVPRVPSDNSVTEFKHFGTCAYFNSFFKGKTVDEAPNKNYFSILWLIPKIINSIWELIRSFIKGCVWGSDYKETGLMQLLRVVCLLFGGVPAHCPPDYVDSTRLASTELYGTGGSSTEGKTKNKWATELDPLV, from the exons ATGGTTGATCTCGGTCAGGAAAAAATGGCTTGCAACAAGTCATTTTGCAGCAATTATATGCTGCTAAGTCCAGAGAAAGCTGGCCTCGTCGATCTCGTTTGCTTCCTGTTCTCCAGTAACATATATAACAGAAAATTTGTGGACGTTCCCAAAGGGACTAAGATGCCTTTTGCACCTAGATGGATCATATTTCTTACGGTAGTGGCGCAAATACTTTTACGACTAGTCGCAAAACCCGTGGCATGGTTAGGGAACTTGCTTGAGCAGTGGCTTAACCTGCTGCACATGAATACCAACATCTTCGTGCTCATCTACAACCTAGTGACTG GTCAAGTCATAGGCATCCCGGACGAGACATCGGCCAAGTACCTGTCGGTTCTAGCATTTCTGGACTTGCGGCAAGATTTGGATGAGAACATCGCAGCTGGGGATAGTAGGTATAATCCCCATCTCTCAATAATGGCTGCCAAAGTTGCTTATGAGAACAAGGCTTTTATTGAATCCACCGTCACCGACCACTGGAAG ATGGATTTCGTGGCGTTTTACGATTTCTGGAACG ATTATCAAAAGAAAGCAACAACACAAGGTTTCTTGTTCCGGAAAGATGAAAACACCGATACGGAAACGATCGTGGTGGCCTTCAGGGGCACTTCGCCCTTCGACACTCTAGATTGGGTTTCAGACGTTGATCTGTCATGGTACGAGTTCCCCGGGTTGGGAAAGGTGCATGCCGGATTCCTCAAAGCACTCGGCCAGCAGAAGCTCACGGGTTGGCCCAAGAACTTGATCCAAATATTTGGCGGCCACGACTATGCTTACTACACTGTTAGGGGAAAGCTGAAAGAGCTTTTGAAGAAGAATGACAAGGCCAAATTCATAGTCACGGGTCATAGCCTGGGCGGTGCCCTAGCAATTCTGTTTCCAGCAATTTTGGCGTATCATGGGGAAACGTCGATGTTGGAGCGATTGGACGGGGTCTACACTTTCGGGCAACCAAGGGTGGGAAATGAGCAGTTTGGAAAGTTCATGGAAGACCAAATTAACAATAACTTGCTCCCTAATTACTATAGGACCGTTTATTGCAACGATATTGTGCCCCGAGTCCCCTCTGATAACTCCGTCACTGAGTTTAAACACTTTGGGACGTGTGCGTATTTCAACAGCTTCTTCAAAGGCAAA ACTGTTGACGAAGCGCCAAACAAGAACTACTTCTCGATCTTATGGCTCATACCTAAGATCATAAACTCTATTTGGGAACTGATAAGAAGCTTCATAAAAGGATGCGTTTGGGGGTCTGATTACAAGGAAACTGGTCTCATGCAATTGCTCAGAGTTGTATGCCTCTTATTTGGCGGCGTACCGGCACATTGTCCGCCTGACTACGTTGATTCGACAAGGCTGGCATCAACGGAGTTATATGGTACTGGTGGTTCATCGACTGAAGGAAAGACCAAAAATAAGTGGGCAACTGAACTTGATCCTCTTGTATAA